Genomic segment of Octadecabacter arcticus 238:
AGGGGCGCAAGGATCGCATCGTCATGCTGCCTGTCGATATTTTGAGCCTGCTGCGCGACTGGTGGAAAGAACGGCCGACCGGTCAGGACAAGGATGTTCCTGCACCCGAGCGGGTCCTCTTTCCCGGCTATCGCGGCAAACACCTCTCAGCGCGACAGATATCGCGGCTATTTAAAGAGACCGCGCGGGAAGCCGGGATCACCAAACCGGTCACGCTGCACACGTTGAGGCACAGTTTTGCAACCCATCTGTTGGAGCGCGGCGTCGATATCCGGGTGATCCAAGCCTTGCTCGGGCATTCCAAACTGACAACTACTGCGCGCTATGCCAGCGTTGCCACGGGCATGATTGCGGCAGTGGACAGTCCGCTGGATGATCTGAATGGAGCCAAGCGGAAGAAGGGCAAGCCTTAGCCTTCATAGGCCACCATGCCCAGTCGATCACTGGAGGTCGCGGATATCTTCCGTGACCATGGTGCTGCTTGGCGTGCCGCAAACGCAGGACACATCAGCCTGAACCAGTTCAAAGTCATGAGTGCGATTGAGCGCTGTCGAACCGCGGCGCTTGGCGGTCATGTCGCGCGCTGCGCCGACTGCGCGCATGAGCATATCGCCTACAACTCATGCCGCAACCGTCACTGCCCAAAATGCCAGGCGGGTGCAGCGAAGATATGGCTTGCGGCACGTGAGGCTGAACTGCTGCCTGTGCGGTATTTCCATCTGGTCTTCACCTTGCCAAAGCAGATTGCTGACATCGCATATCAGAACAAACGCGAGATCTATAATCTTCTGATGCGGGCAAGCGCGGACACTGTGGTCAGAATCGCCGCTGATCCTAAACATCTGGGGGCAAAGGTTGGCATAACGTCGGTCCTTCACACTTGGGGCTCGGCGATGACCCACCACCCCCATGTCCATATGATCGTGCCGGGGGGAGGGCTTTCGACAGATGGTTCAAAATGGATCGCCTGCCGCAAGAACTTCTTCCTGTCTGTCCACGTTCTATCCCGCTTGTATCGGCGGCTCATTCTGGAAGGGCTGGCCAAGCTGCATAAGGCCGGGAAACTGCAATTCTTCGGCGATCTCACAAACCTTGCAGATCGAAATGTCTTTGACACTTTCCTGCAACCGCTGCGTAAAATCGAATGGGTGGTCTACGCCAAAGAACCCTTCACCGGGCCAAAAGCGGTGCTGGCATACCTATCGCGCTACACACATCGGATTGCCATTTCAAACAGCCGGTTGATCCGTTTCGATTCAATTTTTCGATACTTCTAAGTATTTGATCCCATGGTTTGATGGTGCGATCTGTTCTTTGGAATGGAAGGAGGCATTCTGGGACAAATGGACCACAGGAGCGCCTCGTACTGTTCCGCATTCTCCAACCAACTTGAGGGACAGGAACTGTCCAAGTCCGTGGATTTGTGTCAGGTCGTGCCCCAGAACACCAAAGAGTGCAGCGCGGACATCGAACGACGGCGTTCCAACTTGTTTTGTCTTGGTCCGAGCTTTGGGCACGCTCGACAACCTGTGCCACAGCGTCCCGCTTGAACTCATCTGTAAACCGAATTCCCTTACTCATATCCGTCTCTCTTTGCTTGGGCAAACAGTTGAGTACGTTCATCGTTTTGTGTTGCCAGCAACGTTGGTGCCGCGTTGTGGGATAGACTTCATCCATAGCGGCCCAGAACCCCATGGCACCGTCCCTGATGGCCAGCTTGGGGGCATTCATCCCCCGGCTTTTGAGGCTCAACAGAACTTCGCGCCAGCTCTGCGTGGACTCGCGCACCCCGTCCTCGATAGCCAAGAACCGCTTCTTGCCACGGGCTGTGACGCCAACAATCACAAGGGCGCAGAGCTTATCATCTTCGCCTCGAAGGCCACTGTGGACGCCGTCGGCCCAGATGTAGACCAAAGGTTCATCCTCCAGCACTGCCTCTCTCCAGCCGTCATATTCCTTGGCCCAATCACGCTTCAGCCGCGAGACCGTATTTGCTGATAAGCCAGCGGCATCAGGACCCAGAAGAACCTTGAGGGCCGCGCCCATTTCGCCACTGGAAATCCCTTTGAGGTAGAGCCACGGCAAGGCCGCTTCCAACAACAAATCAACCAGATACGCCGCCAACCTTCAAATCCCAGAAACACCAGATTCAGTCAGAGCTCCCATTGAACAGCTGTTACCGTGTAATTTCACAGTGTGAAGCTCGGCTTACTTTATTGGCATAGTTTTTCAGTCACTCATTTAGTGTTAAATCATTTTTTAATTTGGGATTCTGAAACACAAAAGCCGCCCCAAGGGGCTGCTAAGTATTAATGATCATCGAATGAGAGATACAAGCGCTTTATATTGGAATTCTTTACTAGGTTTGGCAGTGACTTACTCTCCCACGTCTTAAGACGCAGTACCATCAGCGCAACGGTGCTTAACGACTGGGTTCGGAATGGAGCCAGGTGTTTCACTCGTGCTATGACCACCAAACCAAGAAAAGAATTTACAATATCAAGCGTTGTCCAAGTCAGCATTACTGTTCGTGGTATGTGTATGACTTCATTGTCTAGTATTACAAGGCATGCCTTGCTTCTACTGGATCAAATCAAGCCTATCGAGCCATTAGTACCAGTCAACTGAACGCATTGCTGCGCTTACATCTCTGGCCTATCGACGAGGTAGTCTACCTCGGCTCTCAGGGATATCTTGTTTTGAGGGGGGCTTCCCGCTTAGATGCCTTCAGCGGTTATCCTGTCCGTTCATAGCTACCCAGCACTGCCGTTGGCACGACAACTGGTCCACCAGTGGAACGTTCACCCCGGTCCTCTCGTACTAGGGGCAACTCCTCTCAAATATCCTACACCCACGGAAGATAGGGACCGAACTGTCTCACGACGTTCTAAACCCAGCTCACGTACCTCTTTAAATGGCGAACAGCCATACCCTTGGGACCTGCTCCAGCCCCAGGATGAGATGAGCCGACATCGAGGTGCCAAACACTGCCGTCGATATGGACTCTTGGGCAGTATCAGCCTGTTATCCCCGGCGTACCTTTTATCCGTTGAGCGATGGCCCTTCCACTCGGGACCACCGGATCACTATGACCGACTTTCGTCTCTGCTCGACTTGTCAGTCTCGCAGTCAGGCTGGCTTATGCCATTGCACTCAACGACCGATTTCCGACCGGTCTGAGCCAACCTTCGCGCGCCTCCGTTACTATTTAGGAGGCGACCGCCCCAGTCAAACTACCCACCACGCAGGGTCCCGGATCCGGATAACGGACCGCGGTTAGATATCAAACAAAACAAGGGTGGTATCTCAAAGGAGGCTCCACAGAAACTAGCGTTCCTGCTTCAAAGCCTACCACCTATTCTGCACATGTTGTGTCTAATACCAATGCGAAGCTGTAGTAAAGGTGCACGGGGTCTTTCCGTCTAACCGCGGGAAACCTGCATCTTGACAGGTAATTCAATTTCGCTGAGTCGATGTTGGAGACAGCGGGGAAGTCGTTACGCCATTCGTGCAGGTCGGAACTTACCCGACAAGGAATTTCGCTACCTTAGGACCGTTATAGTTACGGCCGCCGTTTACCTGGGCTTCAATTCGGAGCTTGCACTCCTCCTTTTAACCTTCAGGCACCGGGCAGGCGTCAGACCCTATACGTCGTCTTGCGACTTCGCAGAGCCCTGTGTTTTTAGTAAACAGTCGCCACCCCCTGGTTTGTGCCCCCAGTCAATACTTGCGTAGAAACCGGGCCTCCTTCTCGCGAACTTACGGAGGTATTTTGCCGAGTTCCTTCAACATCGTTCTCTCAAGCGCCTTGGTATTCTCTACCAGTCCACCTGTGTCGGTTTAGGGTACGATCTCATGGTGGAGCTATTTCCTGGAACCTCTAAGCAGCCCATTCAATCCAATAAGGATGAACTACCCTCGAGATCCGTCACTACCACCTGGCCCAGGAATATTAACCTGGTTCCCATCGACTACGCCTTTCGGCCTCGCCTTAGGGGTCGGCTTACCCTGCTCAGATTAGCTTTAAGCAGGAACCCTTGGACTTTCGGCGACAGGGTCTCTCACCCTGTTTGTCGCTACTCATGTCATCATTCTCACTAGTGATCTCTCCACCGGATCCCTCACAGGCCGGCTTCATCGAAAATTCCTTGCGTCCAATCCACCCCGAAGGATGGTAAGGACGCATGGAATTATGTCACACTACGCTCTGCTACCATGCACTATGTGCATCCTAAGCTTCGGCTCATGGCTTGAGCCCCGTTACATCTTCGCCGCAGGACAACTTATTTAGACCAGTGAGCTGTTACGCTATCTTTAAAAGATGGCTGCTTCTAAGCCAACTTCCTGGTTGTTTTGGTCGTCCCACCTGCTTTCCCACTTAGCCATGAATTAGGGGCCTTAGCTGTAGGTTAGGGTTGTTTCCCTCTTCACTATGGACGTTAGCATCCACAGTGTGTCTGCCATCTAGTACTCCCGGGTATTCGGAGTTTGGTTAGGGTCAGTAAGGCGGTAAGCCCCCATTGCCCATCCAGTGCTCTACCCCCCGGGGTATTCGGATGACGCTCTACCTAAATAGATTTCGCAGAGAACCAGCTATCTCCGAGTTTGATTGGCCTTTCACCCCTAGGCACACCTCATCCCGATCTTTTTCAACAGATGTGGGTTCGGACCTCCAGTTAGTGTTACCTAACCTTCATCCTGGACATGCCTAGATCACTCGGTTTCGGGTCTGATCCACCTAACTCATTCGCCCTATTAAGACTCGCTTTCGCTGCGCCTACACCTAACGGCTTAAGCTTGCTAGATAGACCAAGTCGATGACCCATTATACAAAAGGTACGCTGTCAGGCCGCAAGGGCCCTCCAACTGATTGTAGGCGTTCGGTTTCAGGTACTGTTTCACTCCCCTCGTCGGGGTGCTTTTCACCTTTCCCTCACGGTACTGGTTCACTATCGGTCAGTAAGGAGTACTTAGCCTTCGAAGGTGGTCCTCCGATGTTCAGACAGAATTTCACGTGTTCCGCCCTACTTAATACGTCCATTCATGCTTCATATACGGGACTGTCACCCACTATGGTTTTGCTTCCCAGCAAATTCTATTCACAATCATGGCTCGGCTGGTCCCATTTCGCTCGCCGCTACTATGGGAGTATCTATTGATTTCCTTTCCTCCGGGTACTTAGATGTTTCAGTTCCCCGGGTTTGCTCTTTTAACCCTATGTATTCAGGTTAGAAGTACCTAGTTCACCGCATTATTAGCCAGCCATTTCGACCCAAAGGCCTCGTGGATAGTAATAACACAGTATTAGGTGGGTTGCCCCATTCAGAGATCCATGGATCAAAGCTTATTCTCAGCTCCTCATGGCTTATCGCAGAGTATCACGTCTTTCATCGCCTCTTACTGCCAAGGCATTCACCAAACGCCCTTTTCGCGCTTGATTTGATCCAGAAAAAGCAAGGCCGGCTAAGGCCTTTAAGTCCGTCAGCAATCATGTCTGAGCGGATACTTTGTGCTGATTGAACAGCTACTGGAACAAAAGTCATACATTTTTTCCCAACAGCGCCACTGGTTCGTGAGCGCTGTCATTTCGATCCAATCCTTAGATCAGATCTGGTTAGTGTACTTGACTTGGACAACACGTTCTTTTCAGGTGGGATACATGAAGAAGACCGAGGAAACAGTCTTAGATCATGCCTTCTAATCCTTAAAGTTCTCATCGCCCGAAAGCTAATGATCACAAGACTGGAACCACACCGAGATCCTAATCCTAACGCGGACGGATCAAACAGTGTTGATATTGTATCTCTCTTTACGATGTCAATTCGTCTGCGGACAGACGATCAAACACACGATGTGTGCTTGATGATGTGTCCGATTGTCTTTGTGTATTGGTCCACTCCGAAGAATGGTGGGTCGAGGAGGACTTGAACCTCCGACCTCACGCTTATCAGGCGTGCGCTCTAACCACCTGAGCTACCGACCCGGTTATGGCTTTGACGCAATCAAAACGTAACCAGTGCGGAAAGCGAATTGCCGAAGGCAAATTGCGTCGCACCCGATGGTTTAGGCTGGGCGTCTTAGCAACGCAGTTCTCATCGTTTCCCAAAAGAAACGACTGCCACTGCTACGTTGAATGCTAGTATTCAACTTGGTGGAGCGTATCGGGATCGAACCGATGACCCCCTGCTTGCAAAGCAGGTGCTCTCCCAGCTGAGCTAACGCCCCGGTAAGTGTTGGTTTGCCAGCTGTGCTGGTTGAAACCTGATCTGAAGAGATATGAGGACGGCTCGGTTCGTTGTGGTCAAATGCGAACATTCGACCTGACCAGCTTTGATTGCTGGTCTTTTTGCTAAGTATTTCACGAGCCAAGCAAGCTTGGTTACTAGAAATATCCTTAGAAAGGAGGTGATCCAGCCGCAGGTTCCCCTACGGCTACCTTGTTACGACTTCACCCCAGTCGCTGATCCTACCGTGGTCCGCTGCCTCCTCCTAAGAGGTTAGCGCACGGCCGTCGGGTAGAACCAACTCCCATGGTGTGACGGGCGGTGTGTACAAGGCCCGGGAACGTATTCACCGCGTCATGCTGTTACGCGATTACTAGCGATTCCGACTTCATGGGGTCGAGTTGCAGACCCCAATCCGAACTGAGACAGTTTTTTGGGATTAACCCATTGTCACTGCCATTGTAGCACGTGTGTAGCCCAACCCGTAAGGGCCATGAGGACTTGACGTCATCCACACCTTCCTCCCGCTTATCACGGGCAGTTTCCCTAGAGTGCCCAGCTTAACCTGCTGGCAACTAAGGATGTGGGTTGCGCTCGTTGCCGGACTTAACCGAACATCTCACGACACGAGCTGACGACAGCCATGCAGCACCTGTCACTGCGTCCCCTAAGGGAACTATCCATCTCTGGATATAGCACAGGATGTCAAGGGTTGGTAAGGTTCTGCGCGTTGCTTCGAATTAAACCACATGCTCCACCGCTTGTGCGGGCCCCCGTCAATTCCTTTGAGTTTTAATCTTGCGACCGTACTCCCCAGGCGGAATGCTTAATCCGTTAAGTGTGACACTGAAGGGCAAGCCCCCCAACGTCTGGCATTCATCGTTTACGGCGTGGACTACCAGGGTATCTAATCCTGTTTGCTCCCCACGCTTTCGCACCTCAGCGTCAGTATCGAGCCAGTGAGCCGCCTTCGCCACTGGTGTTCCTCCGAATATCTACGAATTTCACCTCTACACTCGGAATTCCACTCACCTCTCTCGAACTCAAGACTAACAGTATTAAAGGCAGTTCCAGGGTTGAGCCCTGGGATTTCACCTCTAACTGATTAGTCCGCCTACGTGCGCTTTACGCCCAGTAATTCCGAACAACGCTAACCCCCTCCGTATTACCGCGGCTGCTGGCACGGAGTTAGCCGGGGTTTCTTTACCAAGTACTGTCATTATCATCCTTGGCGAAAGTGCTTTACGACCCTAAGGCCTTCGTCACACACGCGGCATCGCTAGATCAGGCTTTCGCCCATTGTCTAAGATTCCCCACTGCTGCCTCCCGTAGGAGTCTGGGCCGTGTCTCAGTCCCAGTGTTGCTGATCATCCTCTCAAACCAGCTAAAGATCGTAGACTTGGTAGGCCATTACCCCACCAACTATCTAATCTTACGCGGGCCAATCCTTCTCCGATAAATCTTTCCCCCGAAGGGCGTATAAGGTATTACTCTCAGTTTCCCGAGGCTATTCCTTAGAGAAGGGTATGTTCCCACGCGTTACTAACCCGTCCGCCGCTCGATCCCGAAGGATTGCGCTCGACTTGCATGTGTTAGGCGTGCCGCCAGCGTTCGTTCTGAGCCAGGATCAAACTCTCAAGTTGAAAAGCATTTGCATGCTTATCCTTGACGTTCGAACCTCTGCACATCGAATGTGTTGTTCAAACACATTCAGTCTTCTGTTTGTTGTGCTTCAGTTAACAAAGTTAACCAGAAGCCGTCCAAACAGTGAAGCTGACACTAGATTATCACTAAAGACCAAAAGAGGTCCGTCGCTACTAGCGCGATATGAAGAGGATGATCCATCGAATGAACCAAACCGCCCACATATCTCTTCAGAAACTATCGATTTCAAAGAGCGTAGAGACAAACATAAACAAGATGCGCCGTAACTTAATTGGCGCGCCCCGCCTCGTATACCTCTGATTTTAGTCTCCGTCTCGTAACCTTTCCTCCGCGTCTCCGCTTCCGTTTGGCCCGTCTGGCGTCCCGTTGGAGCGTCTCTGCTCGTCCGGTAAGGGGGGTTCTAAGGTTACTGACACATGCCCGCAACCCCTTTTTTTGTACAAATGACGATTATTGTTAACCTACCCTTTTAACGAGTGTTTTCAGAAGGTTGATTGTCGATAAGTGCGTGAGACCTAGGGTCATTCGTAATTTTATTACCCGCGCCCTGACTGCGCTAACACCACATGTTGGGTTACCCACAGAGTCATCCCCAAGTGCAGTGACCGTGAATAAGGCTCTGATGTTTGAAACTGCGGTTTTGGCGGCTGAAACGCTTTAACGCGGAGAGGATTCGCCCTGATCCGCGGTTGATTCCAATGTTGGAAAGATACGAGTCAGCCAAAAAGCGACGAATAGGCCCGGAAAAAGAACCAATAAAGCGACACGCAATGAAATGGCCTCAGCCACGAATCCGATAAACGGTGGTCCAACGAGAAATCCGCTCATCGCGATCATCGCCATTGTTGCGATATTCTGAGCCTCATGGGTGTCATCGAGACCAGCTGCCGCTGATATGCCGAGCGGAAAGCCAATCGACACCCCCAGCCCGACCAGTGCAAAGCCAATGAAGATGGCCGGTACGCCTGAAGGGATCGACAGGCAGGCGACCCCGACAATCGCCAGCCCAACCGTGAGCCGCGCAACACCACGCGCACCGAGCTTTCGTTTGAGGAAGTCACCAGCAAATCGCCCCACTGCCAAGAAGCCTGCAAAAATCGACACTGCGATCCCAGCGTCCTCCGGTCCGCTGCCCCAACGTTCCGCCAGATAGACTGCCGCCCAATCCGACATCGCGCCTTCGGCCAGCGTCACCGCGAAAACAAACATGGAGATAAGGAACAAGGCCTTTGGCATTTCACGCAGCTTTTGCGGTTTGACCGAGGCGCTATCATTTTCGCCTTTTAGTCGCGGCAGGCTTAAGCCCGCCCAAATCCCTGTCCCACCAGACACAGCGCAGACCAGAAACACCGCCAAGATGGGGCCAAGTCCAAACAGCGCCGTTGCAAGAAGCGACCCGATCATCACCCCCAGCGCCCAGAACCCGTGGCAGCGCGACATGATTGTCAGGTTCGCAGATTTTTCCAATCGCCCCGCATAGGTATTGAGCGCAACTTCAAGGAACGCGACCACCGCGCCAAACAGAGCCAGCGTCATAAACAGGCCGACGATACCACTGGTCAGAAAAGGTAGAAGCACAACGCAGGTTTGAACAGGCAGTAAGATCGCGAAGGTTTTGCGCGGCCCTATCTTGGCCACCACACGGCTGGCCAATTGTAATGTGGGGATCAGCGCGATTGGCAGTCCTAGAAGTGCGAGGGCGAGATCCCCTTTACTAAGCCCCAAACTCACTTTGATATAGGGGATCATCGCCAACCATGCGCCAAAGGCCATCGGCTGAAGCATAAACAGCGCCATGATAAGAAGTGTTGCTTTGCGTGGATTATAAACAGTCATGTGCAAACGCTATCAGCCGCCCGCGCGCGCGCCAGCGATTTTTCGTGACGGCTTGTAGCGTGTCGCCAGCAGCGCGAGGATAACCGCAAGGTAGAGCATCGGTTCAACCTCCCACACTTTTTGCACCATTATGAAATGAACGGCGCCGAGGGGGGCGATCAGGTACACAAGTTTGTGCATCTTGCGCCACGTCGCGCCACCCAATTTTCGCAGGGACAGGTTGTTGGATGTGACTGCCAAGGGGATCATCATCAGGAACGCCGCCATACCGATGGTAATATAGGGGCGTTTCCAGATGTCGGCCCACATTTGCCCCCACCGCAGGTTCATATCCAGCAGAACCCAGATGCCGAGGTGTACCACCACATAGGTAAAAGCCAGCACGCCAATTGCGCGGCGGAATTTTAGCAGGTTGAGCCCGAAGTATTTGCGCAGCGGCGTAATCGCGAGACCGATAATGATGAGCTGCAGTGTGATCTGACCCATTTCACGTTCAAGGGCGTTGATCGGCTCGACCCCCATGCCGCCAGTTTGGGCTGAATAGAAGAAATAGGGGATTGGCAGAACATAAAGGAGATAGACCACCCAAGTCGGGATTTTGCGGACGAAGGTATTGATGGTGTCGATCATTGCTGGCTCACATTCCGTAGTTGTCGTGCGGAAAAGACCAGTCTCCCATCGCACGACGCGGCGCAGTCGGGGCATGCACAAGTGGTCTGCAAAATAACGATCCTCATGACCTGGTCCGTCGCATTAACCAAAGTCCCGATCCCAAGAGGATCAGCGACGCACCGACGAACGGTAGCAATATGCTGTCACGATAAAGCGCCGTGATCAGGCTGCTTGCGCCAATCGACGTAAGAACGAACGGCAATAGGGCCGTAAAGCAACAGGCCAAACCGATGCCGGCACCCAATCCACCAATGAACACGAAAATTCGTCCCATCAGTAGTTTGTCGTCAGATCCATGCCGTCATAAAGACTGGCGACTTCAGGATAGCCGTTGAACATCAGCGTGTCTTGGCGCGACGAGAACAAGCCGCCACCGATCATGCGTTCGGATGCTTGGCTCCAGCGTGGGTGATCCACTTCGGGGTTCACATTACTATAGAAGCCATACTCGCGGTCACTGATCTTGTTCCATGTGGTTGCGGGCTGTTCATCAGTCAGCGTGATGCGCACGATAGATTTGATCGACTTGAAACCATATTTCCATGGCACGACCAAACGGATCGGTGCGCCGCTTTGGTTTGCGAGCGGGCGATCATAAATGCCGGTCGCCATAATGGTCAGCGGATGCATCGCTTCGTCCAGACGCAGGCCTTCGACATAGGGGAAGTCGATCACGTTGCGGCGCACGCCGGGCATGACATCGGGCAACACGGCCGTTTCGAACGCCACGTGGGTGGCGCCAGATTGCGCACCTGCCTTTTCCAGTAAATCGGCCAGTTCAAACCCATTCCAAGGAATGACCATGGACCATGCTTCGACGCAGCGGAAACGGTACAGGCGTTCCTCCATCGTCATGTCCGCGATGAGATCCGACAGCGTGAAGGTGCCCGGATTG
This window contains:
- a CDS encoding MFS transporter — translated: MTVYNPRKATLLIMALFMLQPMAFGAWLAMIPYIKVSLGLSKGDLALALLGLPIALIPTLQLASRVVAKIGPRKTFAILLPVQTCVVLLPFLTSGIVGLFMTLALFGAVVAFLEVALNTYAGRLEKSANLTIMSRCHGFWALGVMIGSLLATALFGLGPILAVFLVCAVSGGTGIWAGLSLPRLKGENDSASVKPQKLREMPKALFLISMFVFAVTLAEGAMSDWAAVYLAERWGSGPEDAGIAVSIFAGFLAVGRFAGDFLKRKLGARGVARLTVGLAIVGVACLSIPSGVPAIFIGFALVGLGVSIGFPLGISAAAGLDDTHEAQNIATMAMIAMSGFLVGPPFIGFVAEAISLRVALLVLFPGLFVAFWLTRIFPTLESTADQGESSPR
- the msrQ gene encoding protein-methionine-sulfoxide reductase heme-binding subunit MsrQ produces the protein MIDTINTFVRKIPTWVVYLLYVLPIPYFFYSAQTGGMGVEPINALEREMGQITLQLIIIGLAITPLRKYFGLNLLKFRRAIGVLAFTYVVVHLGIWVLLDMNLRWGQMWADIWKRPYITIGMAAFLMMIPLAVTSNNLSLRKLGGATWRKMHKLVYLIAPLGAVHFIMVQKVWEVEPMLYLAVILALLATRYKPSRKIAGARAGG
- the msrP gene encoding protein-methionine-sulfoxide reductase catalytic subunit MsrP; this translates as MVNRWNNTFTRADITPEPLWLNRRAVLAGMAGAGALGGAVAAQEALVPNTWEEITTYNNFYEFGTGKTDPSDNAGDMVTDPWEITIDGLVDNPGTFTLSDLIADMTMEERLYRFRCVEAWSMVIPWNGFELADLLEKAGAQSGATHVAFETAVLPDVMPGVRRNVIDFPYVEGLRLDEAMHPLTIMATGIYDRPLANQSGAPIRLVVPWKYGFKSIKSIVRITLTDEQPATTWNKISDREYGFYSNVNPEVDHPRWSQASERMIGGGLFSSRQDTLMFNGYPEVASLYDGMDLTTNY